Proteins encoded together in one Shewanella oneidensis MR-1 window:
- the glyA gene encoding serine hydroxymethyltransferase produces MLKKDMNIADYDPELFNAIQNETLRQEEHIELIASENYTSPRVMQAQGSQLTNKYAEGYPGKRYYGGCEYVDVVETLAIERAKQLFGATYANVQPHSGSQANSAVYMALLKPGDTVLGMNLAHGGHLTHGSPVNFSGRLYNIIPYGIDESGKIDYDEMERLAVEHKPKMMIGGFSAYSGIVDWARMREIADKIGAYLFVDMAHVAGLIAAGVYPNPVPHAHVVTSTTHKTLAGPRGGIILSAADDEELYKKLNSAVFPGGQGGPLMHVIAGKAVAFKEALEPEFKTYQQQVVNNAKAMVEVFLERGYKIVSGGTSNHLMLVDLIGRDLTGKEADAALGSANITVNKNSVPNDPRSPFVTSGVRIGTPAITRRGFKEAEAKQLTGWICDILDDAHNPAVIERVKGQVLALCARFPVYG; encoded by the coding sequence ATGCTGAAAAAAGATATGAATATCGCAGATTATGATCCGGAACTGTTCAACGCAATTCAGAACGAAACTCTGCGTCAAGAAGAGCATATTGAGCTGATTGCTTCTGAAAACTACACCAGTCCACGCGTGATGCAAGCACAAGGTTCACAATTAACCAACAAGTACGCCGAAGGTTATCCTGGCAAGCGTTACTACGGTGGTTGTGAGTATGTGGACGTAGTTGAAACCTTAGCGATTGAGCGTGCAAAACAACTGTTTGGTGCGACTTACGCAAACGTACAACCTCACTCAGGTTCTCAAGCAAACAGCGCCGTTTATATGGCATTGTTAAAACCAGGCGATACCGTTTTAGGGATGAATTTAGCCCACGGTGGTCACTTGACCCACGGTTCACCTGTAAACTTCTCAGGTAGACTGTACAACATCATTCCTTACGGTATCGATGAATCAGGCAAAATCGACTATGACGAAATGGAACGTCTGGCCGTAGAACACAAACCTAAGATGATGATCGGTGGTTTCTCTGCTTACTCAGGTATTGTTGACTGGGCAAGAATGCGCGAAATTGCAGACAAAATCGGTGCTTATCTGTTCGTTGATATGGCGCACGTAGCGGGTCTTATTGCTGCTGGCGTGTATCCAAACCCTGTGCCACACGCTCACGTTGTGACTTCAACGACCCACAAGACCTTAGCGGGTCCTCGTGGTGGTATCATCCTGTCTGCTGCCGATGATGAAGAGCTATACAAGAAGCTAAACTCTGCGGTATTCCCTGGCGGTCAAGGTGGTCCTTTGATGCACGTTATCGCGGGTAAAGCGGTTGCCTTCAAAGAAGCTCTAGAGCCAGAATTCAAAACCTACCAACAGCAAGTGGTTAATAATGCTAAAGCTATGGTTGAAGTGTTCCTTGAGCGCGGTTACAAAATCGTCTCTGGCGGAACCAGCAACCACTTAATGCTAGTTGACCTGATTGGTCGTGACTTGACCGGTAAAGAAGCCGATGCCGCCTTAGGCAGCGCTAACATTACCGTGAATAAAAACTCAGTGCCGAATGACCCTCGTTCACCATTCGTGACTTCTGGTGTACGTATCGGTACCCCTGCGATTACGCGCCGTGGCTTTAAAGAAGCCGAAGCGAAACAATTAACTGGTTGGATCTGTGACATCCTCGACGATGCCCATAATCCTGCGGTCATCGAGCGCGTAAAAGGCCAAGTATTGGCACTGTGCGCTCGTTTCCCTGTTTACGGTTAA
- the ettA gene encoding energy-dependent translational throttle protein EttA, producing MAQFVYSMLRVGKVVPPKKQILKDISLSFFPGAKIGVLGLNGSGKSTLLRIMAGIDTEIEGEARPMPGLKIGYLPQEPKLDPNQTVREAIEEAVSEAKNALKRLDEVYAAYAEPDADFDALAKEQGELEAIIQAQDAHNLDNILERAANALRLPDWDEKIEVLSGGERRRVAICRLLLEKPEMLLLDEPTNHLDAESVAWLEHFLQEYAGTVVAITHDRYFLDNAAGWILELDRGEGIPWEGNYSSWLEQKDARLKQESAAESARQKTIAKELEWVRQGAKGRQSKGKARMARFEELNTNDYQKRNETNELFIPPGPRLGDKVIEVNNLTKSYGDRVLIDNLSFSVPKGAIVGIIGANGAGKSTLFRMLSGSEQPDSGSIELGETVQLASVEQFRDSMNDKNTIWQEISGGQDIMRINNMEIPSRAYVGRFNFRGGDQQKIIGTLSGGERNRVHLAKLLQAGGNVLLLDEPTNDLDVETLRALEEAILEFPGCAMVISHDRWFLDRIATHILDYRDEGQVNFYEGNYTEYSAWLKNTYGADVVEPHRLKYKRMTK from the coding sequence ATGGCTCAGTTTGTTTACAGCATGTTGCGGGTGGGCAAGGTTGTTCCGCCTAAGAAGCAGATCCTTAAAGACATTTCCTTAAGCTTTTTCCCCGGCGCTAAGATCGGTGTGTTAGGTCTTAACGGTTCAGGTAAATCAACCCTACTGCGCATTATGGCCGGTATTGATACTGAGATTGAGGGTGAAGCGCGCCCTATGCCAGGGTTGAAGATTGGTTACCTGCCACAGGAACCTAAGCTCGATCCGAATCAAACCGTGCGTGAAGCGATTGAAGAAGCAGTTTCTGAAGCCAAAAATGCCCTCAAACGCTTAGACGAAGTCTATGCCGCCTATGCAGAGCCCGATGCAGACTTCGACGCACTTGCCAAAGAGCAAGGCGAACTTGAAGCAATTATTCAGGCACAGGACGCGCACAATCTGGATAATATCCTTGAGCGTGCAGCTAACGCACTGCGTCTGCCTGATTGGGATGAAAAAATCGAAGTGCTATCAGGTGGTGAGCGCCGCCGTGTAGCAATTTGTCGTCTGCTGCTGGAAAAACCAGAGATGCTGCTGCTCGATGAACCCACCAACCACTTGGATGCCGAATCGGTGGCGTGGCTCGAGCACTTCCTGCAGGAATATGCCGGCACAGTGGTGGCAATTACCCACGACCGTTACTTCCTCGACAATGCTGCAGGCTGGATTTTAGAACTTGACCGTGGTGAGGGTATCCCATGGGAAGGCAACTACTCTTCATGGCTTGAGCAAAAAGATGCCCGCTTAAAGCAGGAATCAGCCGCAGAAAGCGCCCGTCAAAAGACCATTGCGAAAGAATTAGAATGGGTTCGCCAAGGTGCGAAAGGCCGTCAGTCTAAAGGCAAGGCCCGTATGGCGCGCTTTGAAGAACTGAACACTAACGATTACCAAAAACGTAACGAAACTAACGAGCTGTTTATTCCACCAGGACCGCGTTTAGGTGACAAGGTCATTGAAGTTAACAACTTAACTAAGTCCTATGGTGATCGCGTATTGATCGATAACCTGTCCTTCTCTGTACCTAAAGGCGCTATCGTCGGTATTATCGGTGCCAACGGCGCGGGTAAATCAACCCTATTCCGCATGCTTTCAGGCAGCGAACAACCCGATAGCGGCAGCATTGAACTAGGTGAAACCGTGCAATTGGCGTCGGTTGAACAGTTCCGTGATTCGATGAATGACAAAAACACCATTTGGCAAGAAATCTCCGGTGGTCAAGACATCATGCGCATCAACAACATGGAAATCCCAAGCCGCGCCTATGTCGGCCGCTTTAACTTCCGTGGTGGTGATCAGCAAAAGATTATCGGCACATTATCAGGCGGTGAGCGTAACCGTGTTCACTTAGCAAAACTGTTGCAGGCTGGCGGTAACGTACTGCTCCTCGACGAACCAACTAACGACTTAGACGTTGAAACCCTGCGCGCACTGGAGGAAGCGATTCTCGAATTCCCTGGCTGCGCTATGGTGATCTCGCACGACCGTTGGTTCCTAGACCGTATCGCGACCCACATTCTAGACTATCGCGACGAAGGTCAAGTGAACTTCTACGAAGGTAACTACACCGAGTACTCGGCGTGGTTGAAGAACACCTATGGCGCCGATGTGGTTGAGCCGCACCGCCTAAAATACAAACGCATGACGAAATAG
- a CDS encoding LysR family transcriptional regulator, whose product MDRLEAAKVFVTIVERGSMIGAAEVLDMSRSMVTRYLSEMEEWSGARLLHRSTRRLSLTSAGEQVLDYCQRLLELAQEVPAVSHAQSAQPRGLLRISCSQFMAHLILPTVVRPYLAQYPQASVNFHVSSQTVDLVAERIDMAIRITNELDPSLIARRLGECESVVCAAPRYLASHSPIIQPEDLTRHNCLTYSYFGDVMWRFTQINHLVTHPDGKSAGQQFNIPVKGNLSANDSMVVLNATLAGEGIAMQPVWAVKSYLNSGELVPLLRDFKPQSLGVYGVYQSRKHMQPTLRVMMDMLVAYFASSR is encoded by the coding sequence ATGGATAGACTCGAGGCGGCAAAGGTGTTTGTAACTATTGTGGAACGTGGCAGCATGATTGGTGCCGCTGAGGTTTTAGATATGTCTCGCTCTATGGTGACCCGATATTTAAGCGAGATGGAGGAATGGTCAGGCGCACGTTTACTGCACCGCTCCACAAGACGTTTGAGTCTAACCAGTGCGGGCGAACAAGTGCTCGATTATTGCCAGCGTTTACTTGAATTAGCACAGGAAGTCCCCGCCGTTAGTCATGCCCAAAGTGCCCAACCTCGAGGGTTACTGCGGATCAGCTGCTCGCAATTTATGGCGCATCTCATTCTTCCCACGGTTGTGCGCCCCTATTTAGCCCAATACCCGCAGGCGAGTGTGAACTTTCATGTTAGTAGCCAAACCGTTGATCTAGTGGCCGAGCGTATCGATATGGCGATTAGGATCACCAATGAGCTCGATCCGAGTTTAATCGCTAGGCGCTTAGGGGAATGTGAATCCGTGGTCTGCGCTGCGCCTCGATACCTTGCAAGTCATTCACCCATCATTCAGCCCGAGGATTTAACTCGGCATAACTGTTTAACCTATTCTTATTTTGGCGATGTGATGTGGCGTTTTACCCAAATAAATCATTTAGTCACTCATCCTGACGGCAAATCAGCGGGGCAGCAATTTAATATCCCCGTAAAAGGTAACTTAAGTGCCAATGATTCTATGGTGGTACTAAACGCCACCTTGGCGGGCGAGGGGATTGCGATGCAGCCCGTGTGGGCGGTGAAGTCTTACTTAAACTCTGGTGAGTTGGTGCCTTTACTTCGCGATTTTAAGCCCCAGTCGTTAGGTGTGTATGGCGTTTATCAATCCCGTAAACATATGCAGCCTACATTAAGGGTTATGATGGATATGCTGGTGGCCTACTTTGCCAGCAGTAGATAG
- a CDS encoding MBL fold metallo-hydrolase, with the protein MKLLNRQSKIAFKPQLAAVMLVAGIGAAEAAPLQVSHFNPSENSIFAVSSSFISGEHEMMLVDAQFQKNDAQTLVDTIKASGKKLTLVYISHSDPDFYFGLDVIKQNFPEVEVVATQTTVDDIKASMAGKLAYWGPILKDNAPSKLVLPKVVTTNSFSIDGEQVLIEGLNDAHPKHTFLWIPSAKTITGGVEVFDNTHVWMADTQSIESRQAWLTHLEKMETLSPKTVIPGHYLGKARFDSRAIAFTRDYINAFEKAAKTAKDSADLIAKMLALYPQIPTDAGLEISAKVYMGEMRWPM; encoded by the coding sequence ATGAAATTACTGAATCGCCAAAGCAAGATTGCTTTTAAACCCCAATTAGCTGCCGTCATGTTAGTTGCGGGAATTGGCGCAGCAGAGGCTGCACCTTTGCAAGTAAGCCATTTTAATCCGAGTGAAAACAGCATTTTTGCCGTGTCTTCAAGCTTTATCAGCGGCGAGCATGAAATGATGCTGGTCGATGCACAGTTTCAAAAAAATGATGCTCAAACCTTAGTCGACACCATTAAAGCCAGCGGTAAAAAGCTTACCTTGGTCTATATCAGCCATAGCGATCCGGATTTTTACTTTGGACTGGATGTGATTAAACAGAACTTCCCCGAGGTCGAGGTGGTCGCGACTCAGACCACAGTGGATGACATTAAAGCCTCAATGGCAGGCAAACTGGCCTATTGGGGACCGATACTAAAAGACAATGCCCCGAGCAAATTAGTACTGCCAAAGGTAGTGACCACCAATAGTTTCAGTATCGATGGCGAACAAGTGCTGATTGAAGGGCTAAACGATGCTCACCCTAAGCATACCTTCCTGTGGATACCGTCGGCTAAAACCATTACCGGTGGCGTTGAAGTGTTTGATAACACCCATGTGTGGATGGCAGATACCCAAAGTATTGAATCGCGCCAAGCTTGGTTAACCCATTTAGAAAAGATGGAAACCTTATCCCCCAAAACGGTGATCCCAGGCCATTACCTCGGCAAAGCTCGATTTGATAGCCGTGCGATAGCCTTTACCCGCGATTATATTAATGCCTTTGAAAAGGCTGCTAAAACAGCAAAAGATTCTGCAGATTTAATCGCTAAGATGCTCGCACTTTATCCACAAATCCCCACGGATGCAGGGCTTGAGATCAGTGCCAAAGTTTACATGGGCGAAATGCGCTGGCCAATGTAA
- a CDS encoding DsbA family protein: protein MNPTINTSMKAKAVLHAIIDPLCGWCYAAAPLLDAAANAGFEITLHAGGMLTGPRRKQIDSQWRDYVMPHDQRIAALTGQAFGENYYEGLLRDTSIVLDSAPPIRAMLAVYALGGNDLAYLHAVQLAHYRDGKCASDEPNLQVLAEKMGLDGAAFAKEFAQNEDAFYQHILASRALMNQLGAQGFPSVALATSEENLRLLNHSRFYGHPSEWLVYLNEQVS, encoded by the coding sequence ATGAACCCAACTATCAATACCAGCATGAAAGCTAAGGCCGTGTTACATGCCATTATCGACCCATTATGCGGTTGGTGTTATGCGGCCGCGCCACTCTTGGACGCCGCAGCTAATGCTGGGTTTGAGATAACACTCCACGCCGGTGGCATGCTCACTGGCCCAAGGCGCAAACAGATTGATAGCCAATGGCGCGATTATGTCATGCCCCATGACCAACGCATCGCTGCGTTAACAGGGCAAGCCTTTGGTGAAAACTACTATGAGGGCTTATTACGTGATACCAGCATTGTACTGGATTCTGCGCCCCCCATTAGAGCTATGCTTGCCGTTTATGCCTTAGGGGGTAACGATTTAGCTTACCTACATGCAGTACAACTCGCCCATTATCGCGATGGCAAATGCGCCAGTGATGAACCTAACCTACAGGTTTTGGCGGAAAAAATGGGATTAGATGGCGCAGCCTTTGCGAAGGAATTTGCCCAAAATGAAGACGCGTTTTACCAGCACATTTTGGCATCACGGGCGCTGATGAATCAGCTGGGTGCCCAAGGCTTCCCTTCAGTGGCACTCGCGACAAGTGAAGAAAATCTGCGTTTACTCAATCACAGTCGTTTTTACGGTCATCCGAGTGAGTGGCTTGTGTATCTGAATGAACAGGTGTCTTAA
- a CDS encoding TapY2 family type IVa secretion system protein yields MSNGLMMKYGTVCLLLLWVLQWSAMAAENEKRQDYKCYLETNQGFKLMRFSWFESKVNEYLLTLPGTQLPRLPRDKPIPLYAKAVLECVKMSESFTLEEAKQAELAPENQG; encoded by the coding sequence ATGAGTAATGGCCTTATGATGAAATACGGTACTGTCTGTTTGTTGCTGCTCTGGGTACTCCAATGGTCAGCGATGGCGGCAGAAAATGAGAAGCGACAGGATTACAAATGCTATTTAGAAACTAATCAAGGATTTAAGTTGATGCGTTTCTCGTGGTTTGAATCTAAAGTCAATGAGTATCTGCTTACCTTGCCCGGGACTCAGCTACCGCGTTTACCTCGGGATAAGCCGATTCCACTCTATGCGAAAGCAGTACTTGAGTGTGTAAAAATGAGTGAGTCTTTTACGCTCGAAGAGGCAAAGCAAGCCGAGCTTGCGCCCGAAAATCAAGGTTAA
- a CDS encoding pilus assembly protein, with translation MSAFTLSNASRKAGGNARLATYMGVDETELTGLFDWAKGIDVDNDKNQDLTAASGATPNWRTDIMGDALHSKPLALNFGSEAKPDIRILVGTNHGFLHMFKDKGDSVSEAWGFMPYELLPNIRDLKANAPTGVHSVYGIDGSPVAYTKMQGKRIEKAWVFVGMRRGGNAYYALDVTSPDNPSFMWRIDASSPGMGELGQSWSTPVVTTIPSATGDKPVLIFGGGYSPSTKDGAEIGTDDSRGRGVFIVDAQTGSLIHQFGGSGANTPLPGIANSIPSSVAVLDGNGDGLTDRIYATDIQGNVWRMDMPSANTSTWSGFKFAALGDKSSVAGDRRFFSGPIVAQTLISNTFELTKVVNGKSTKVVTSQNIPYDAIVIGSGHRAKPSDVSRSDMFFTLQDRNIVTQSFQGKSNQKPVPKTLQLSDLYDVTAAAPSDQASEIAFGQKRGWYYNFSRKGEKSLSSATIVGGEVYFTSFVPGSDGSVNQCLSSGKGYLYKKNLHRGTRGYKTDYLYAGELVLDTPQLVIPPAEQPKDPNAKVPTPDMFLIGIGNAAPDEATCESGNPKCIGGGPTTNKIYYYISQ, from the coding sequence TTGAGCGCTTTTACTCTGTCAAATGCTTCTCGTAAAGCAGGTGGTAATGCGCGTTTAGCGACCTATATGGGCGTTGATGAAACGGAGCTCACTGGGCTGTTTGACTGGGCCAAAGGGATCGACGTTGATAACGATAAGAATCAGGACTTAACTGCCGCTAGTGGCGCAACCCCAAATTGGCGCACCGATATTATGGGAGATGCTTTACATTCCAAGCCCTTAGCACTGAATTTTGGTTCTGAAGCTAAACCCGATATCCGAATTCTTGTCGGGACTAACCATGGTTTCCTGCATATGTTTAAGGATAAAGGCGACAGCGTGTCTGAAGCTTGGGGATTTATGCCCTATGAGCTACTGCCGAATATTCGCGATTTGAAGGCGAATGCACCAACAGGGGTGCACTCCGTTTATGGTATTGATGGCTCGCCCGTTGCTTATACCAAAATGCAGGGAAAACGTATTGAAAAGGCATGGGTATTTGTGGGAATGCGCCGTGGTGGCAATGCGTATTACGCCCTCGATGTGACCAGCCCCGATAACCCCAGTTTTATGTGGAGGATTGATGCAAGCTCACCCGGTATGGGTGAGTTAGGGCAATCCTGGTCGACGCCTGTGGTGACGACAATCCCCAGTGCCACTGGCGATAAGCCAGTATTGATTTTTGGTGGCGGATATTCCCCTTCAACTAAAGATGGCGCTGAGATTGGCACTGATGACAGCCGTGGCCGTGGCGTATTTATTGTCGATGCGCAAACCGGCAGTTTAATCCATCAATTTGGCGGCAGCGGGGCGAACACCCCATTGCCCGGTATTGCTAATAGTATTCCGAGCAGTGTTGCTGTATTGGACGGCAATGGCGATGGCCTTACGGATAGGATTTATGCCACTGATATACAAGGTAATGTGTGGCGGATGGACATGCCTTCTGCGAATACTTCGACTTGGTCAGGATTTAAATTCGCTGCATTAGGGGATAAGAGTTCGGTTGCGGGCGATCGGCGATTTTTTTCTGGGCCAATAGTGGCGCAAACCTTGATTTCCAATACCTTTGAGCTGACTAAAGTCGTTAATGGAAAATCGACCAAAGTGGTCACGTCACAGAATATTCCTTACGACGCAATTGTTATAGGCAGTGGTCATAGGGCCAAACCAAGTGATGTGTCTCGCTCGGATATGTTTTTTACATTGCAAGATAGAAACATTGTGACCCAATCATTCCAAGGTAAGTCGAATCAAAAGCCTGTGCCTAAAACGCTGCAACTAAGTGACTTATATGATGTCACGGCAGCGGCGCCAAGCGATCAAGCCAGCGAGATAGCCTTTGGTCAAAAACGCGGTTGGTACTATAACTTCTCTCGTAAAGGCGAAAAGAGCCTTTCGTCCGCGACCATAGTCGGGGGGGAAGTATATTTCACCAGTTTTGTGCCCGGTAGTGATGGCTCGGTGAATCAATGCTTGAGTTCGGGTAAGGGGTATCTCTATAAAAAGAATTTACACAGGGGCACTCGTGGTTACAAAACGGATTATTTATATGCAGGCGAACTGGTACTGGATACGCCGCAGTTGGTGATCCCGCCCGCCGAGCAGCCTAAGGACCCGAATGCCAAAGTACCAACGCCAGATATGTTTTTGATTGGTATCGGTAATGCGGCGCCAGATGAAGCGACATGTGAAAGTGGTAACCCTAAATGTATAGGTGGCGGGCCAACAACGAACAAAATTTATTATTACATCAGTCAATGA
- a CDS encoding IS5-like element ISSod6 family transposase, whose product MPRLMLTDARWEKLFHLMKSTGRVYDKPEHRQTFEGILYRLRTGIPWRDLPKEFGHWSTVFRRFHLWSKKGVLAHLFKALANLADIEWVFIDGSIVRAHQHSAGAATLSNESIGKSRGGNSTKIHLAVDSGGLPIYFELSEGQKHDITHAPSLIEHLKQVDTVIADKGYDSDAFRELIANKGGKSVIPRRRYKNTPQERVDWCLYRYRHLVENAFGRIKHYRAISTRYDKLARNYASMVSLAFMLMWLPMYC is encoded by the coding sequence ATGCCAAGACTTATGCTAACCGATGCACGCTGGGAAAAGCTATTTCATTTAATGAAAAGCACAGGCCGTGTTTATGACAAACCTGAACATAGACAAACATTCGAAGGTATTCTTTACCGCCTTAGAACAGGTATCCCTTGGCGAGATTTACCTAAAGAGTTCGGTCATTGGAGCACGGTCTTTAGACGGTTTCATTTATGGTCTAAGAAAGGCGTTCTAGCACATTTATTCAAGGCCTTAGCCAACCTTGCTGATATAGAATGGGTCTTTATTGATGGCTCGATAGTGCGAGCTCACCAGCACAGTGCAGGTGCAGCGACGCTAAGTAATGAGAGTATTGGTAAAAGTCGAGGCGGTAATTCAACCAAAATTCACTTAGCCGTCGACAGCGGAGGATTACCGATTTATTTCGAATTATCAGAAGGCCAAAAACACGATATTACACACGCCCCCAGCTTAATTGAGCACCTGAAGCAGGTTGATACCGTCATTGCAGATAAAGGTTATGACAGCGATGCTTTTCGTGAACTTATCGCCAATAAAGGCGGGAAATCTGTTATTCCAAGGCGCCGCTATAAGAATACACCTCAAGAAAGAGTCGATTGGTGCTTATATCGGTATCGACATTTAGTGGAGAATGCTTTTGGAAGAATAAAACACTATCGAGCAATATCAACAAGATATGACAAGCTAGCAAGAAATTACGCCAGTATGGTGTCACTGGCGTTTATGTTAATGTGGTTGCCGATGTATTGCTGA
- a CDS encoding metallophosphoesterase gives MRMLSRRGFSHTKPQPQDVYSLASNKKHATTQAALFSLLSLFSVAAFSTEPAPSSVTDGPYVFLDQGHENTAYWICQSQLKQTQIAANQLARPADCGNLPQPKRHTDAPKVEADTYTHAGKIVALSDVHGQFDVMINLLKAHKIIDANNRWAFGDGHMVMTGDMFDRGHQVNEVLWFLYTLDKEAQTAGGRLHLLMGNHEQMVFRGDLRYINERYKTSAELLNRRYDALYNKDTEIGRWLRSKNTLVKINNLLFMHGGISPEWIERKLNISDANQLFRQHLDDKKEDLKQNDLLNFLFFTNGPTWYRGYFKDALAEPDIDQILNYFKVDHIIVGHTSQDRVLGLYHNKIIAIDSSIKDGKSGELLLIDDDKLTRGLYKGEQVPL, from the coding sequence ATGCGCATGCTCTCCCGCCGTGGTTTCAGTCACACTAAACCTCAACCACAGGATGTGTATTCGCTCGCATCGAACAAAAAACATGCTACGACTCAGGCTGCACTTTTCTCTTTGCTGAGTTTATTTTCCGTTGCTGCATTTAGCACAGAGCCTGCGCCATCATCCGTCACCGATGGTCCTTATGTTTTCCTCGACCAAGGGCATGAAAATACAGCCTATTGGATCTGCCAAAGTCAGCTTAAGCAAACCCAAATTGCTGCTAATCAATTAGCGCGACCAGCGGATTGCGGCAACTTACCGCAGCCCAAACGCCATACCGATGCCCCCAAAGTAGAAGCAGATACCTACACTCATGCAGGTAAAATAGTGGCCTTAAGCGATGTACATGGACAATTCGATGTAATGATTAACCTGCTCAAAGCCCACAAGATTATCGATGCTAATAATCGCTGGGCCTTTGGTGACGGGCATATGGTCATGACAGGTGATATGTTCGATCGCGGTCATCAAGTAAACGAAGTTCTGTGGTTTTTATACACCTTAGATAAAGAAGCCCAGACCGCCGGCGGCCGTTTACATTTACTCATGGGTAACCATGAGCAAATGGTGTTTCGCGGAGACCTGCGTTATATCAATGAGCGTTACAAAACCTCGGCTGAACTACTCAATCGTCGCTACGATGCCCTCTATAACAAAGATACCGAGATCGGTCGTTGGCTGCGCAGTAAAAACACCTTAGTGAAGATAAACAACCTACTGTTTATGCATGGTGGGATAAGCCCTGAATGGATAGAACGTAAACTCAATATCAGCGATGCTAATCAATTATTTCGCCAGCATTTAGACGATAAAAAAGAAGATTTAAAACAAAACGACCTGTTGAATTTCCTCTTTTTCACCAATGGCCCCACTTGGTATCGTGGCTACTTTAAAGACGCACTGGCAGAACCTGACATTGACCAGATCCTTAACTACTTTAAGGTCGATCACATAATCGTCGGCCATACGTCACAGGATCGAGTGCTTGGGCTTTACCATAATAAAATCATTGCTATAGATAGCAGTATTAAGGATGGTAAGTCTGGAGAATTGTTACTCATAGACGACGATAAACTCACCCGCGGTCTATATAAGGGTGAGCAAGTGCCACTCTAA
- a CDS encoding substrate-binding periplasmic protein, producing MDFKSLINIGLTLILLGLSSPSFAGRELNLVATNYPPFYADALPEQGGVAQVVKEAFKLQGYNASVTFYPFARAALLVKTGQADGIIGLWYRKEREQWAHYSAPIQAVQIVFYKRKDNPLSFSQLSELKPFTIGIGRGYANPPEIAATGLTTEEGNSDEINLKKLFLKRIDLVLIGHNLAQYLIKKNLSEYADLFEQVGDPIATEVFHLGVSLAITDQATLIAEFNKGLESMRKDGRLANILSQYAQIPATTDPIEKIRTQAHP from the coding sequence ATGGACTTCAAGTCGCTGATAAATATAGGCCTTACACTAATACTCTTAGGACTATCTTCCCCCAGTTTTGCGGGACGAGAGTTGAATTTAGTCGCGACCAATTACCCTCCATTTTATGCCGATGCGTTGCCCGAGCAAGGCGGTGTCGCCCAAGTCGTTAAAGAAGCTTTTAAGCTGCAAGGCTACAACGCCAGTGTCACCTTTTATCCCTTTGCACGGGCGGCATTACTGGTTAAAACAGGGCAAGCAGATGGCATTATTGGGCTTTGGTATCGCAAAGAACGGGAGCAATGGGCGCATTACTCTGCGCCGATACAAGCCGTACAGATTGTCTTCTACAAACGTAAAGATAACCCATTAAGTTTTAGTCAATTAAGTGAACTTAAGCCCTTTACCATCGGCATCGGGCGCGGTTACGCCAATCCACCCGAAATTGCCGCCACCGGGCTCACCACTGAGGAAGGTAATTCCGACGAAATCAATCTTAAGAAATTGTTTCTAAAACGCATTGACTTAGTATTGATTGGTCACAATCTTGCTCAGTATTTAATCAAGAAAAATTTAAGCGAATATGCCGATCTCTTTGAGCAAGTCGGTGATCCCATCGCCACCGAGGTATTCCATCTAGGCGTCTCTTTGGCGATAACGGATCAAGCCACGTTAATAGCGGAATTTAATAAAGGGCTAGAAAGTATGAGAAAAGATGGTCGTCTTGCCAACATTTTAAGCCAATACGCTCAAATCCCTGCGACTACAGACCCAATAGAAAAAATACGAACACAAGCACATCCTTAG